In Streptomyces sp. NBC_00341, the DNA window CTGGATGGCCTTGTCCCGGCCGATGCCGGTGACGGTGGAGCCGTCGGAGGTCGGGGAGTCGTAGTCGACGCCGTTGATGGTCTTCGCGCCGCTGCCCTCGGCCAGCAGGTAGAAGAAGTGGTTGGCGACACCGGACGAGTAGTGCACGTCCTCGTTGCCGACGCTGCTGTCCCAGTAGTCGGCCGAGCCGCCGTCCTTGCTCGGCTGGTCCATGTAGCGCAGCGGGGTGCCGTCGCCGTTGATGTCGATCTTCTCGCCGATGAGGTAGTCACCGACGTCGGTGGCGTTGTCGGCGTAGAACTCCACCGAGGTGCCGAAGATGTCGCTGGTCGCCTCGTTGAGGCCGCCGGACTCACCGACGTAGTCGAGGTTGGCGGTGGACGAGGTCAGCCCGTGGCTCATCTCGTGCCCGGCGACGTCGAGGCCGGTGAGGGCGCTCTTGTTGTCGGCGCCGTCGCCGTACGTCATGCAGAAGCAGCTGTCGTCCCAGAAGGCGTTGACGTACGCGTCGCCGTAGTGGACCCGGGAGTACGCGGCCTTGCCGTCGCCCGCGATGCCGTCGCGGCCGAGCACGTCCTTGTAGAAGTCCCAGGTCTCCGCGGCGCCGTAGTGGGCGTCGACCGCGGCGGTCTGGCGGTCGTTGCCGGTGCCGTCGCCCCACGTGTCGTCGTCGTCGGTGACCAGGTCGCCGGTGCCGCTCTCGCCCTGGTTCAGGTCGTACGTCTTGTGGCCGCCGCGGTCGCCGTCGGTCAGCTCGAAGCCGGAACCGGACGCGGTGGTGGACAGGTCCACCTTGCCGCTGTACTGGCTGTTGCCGACGCCGGCGGTCTCGATCTCCTCGTAGCTCTGGAGGACCTTGCCGGTGGTGGCGTCGGTGATGACGCGCTTGCGGCTCGGCGTGCCGTCCTTCTGCACCCCGGTCTTCACGGATTCGAGCGCGAGGACGGGCTTGCCGCTGCCCGCCCAGACCACCTTGCGGGCGCCGGCCAGCGTCTTGATCTTCGCCGTCGTGGACGGCACGGATATCTTGGCGTTCGTCGCCTTGGTGACGCTCTTGAGCTTGCCGTTGCTCGCGGTGTGGGTGACGAGGTCGCCGCCGATGACGGGCAGTCCGGCGTAGGTGCGCTCGTAGCGGGTGTGGACGTTGCCCTTGGCGTCCTTGATCACGTCACGGGCGATCAGCTTCTCCTTGCCGCCGAGCTTCAGCGTGGCGGCGGTCGAAGAGGCGCCGGTCTGGGCCGACTTGATGGCCGTGGTGCGCGCGGCGGCGGCGCTGAAGGCGGGGGAGGAGGCGGAGGAGCCGTTGTCGGCGGCGGCCGGCCGGGCGTTCGCGGTACCGGTCTGTACTCCGACGACGACCATCGCGGCCACGGCGGCCAGGGCTGCGGCGCGACGGGTGTTCATGTGGGGGGTCATGGGTTCTCCGTTGCTCGTTCCGTGGGGGGTTACGAGCGGAGAGCGTGCCACCGAATGACCGACATTGACGGTGTACCAACAATTACCTCACAATTCTTTGACCAGTTCTTGTCCGACTGGGGTGCGTTCATGTCCGCTATCCGGCGGACTTCCATCGGTTGGGCAAAACCGCGTGTCGTGCGCCCCGTTGGGCGTGATCGGTGGTACGGCGATCAGTGGTGTGCGGACGCGCCGGAGCCCCCGGCCGCAGGACGTTCGGCCGGGGGCTCCGGTGAAGCGGTGGGACGGAGCGTCAGAGGGT includes these proteins:
- a CDS encoding M4 family metallopeptidase — encoded protein: MTPHMNTRRAAALAAVAAMVVVGVQTGTANARPAAADNGSSASSPAFSAAAARTTAIKSAQTGASSTAATLKLGGKEKLIARDVIKDAKGNVHTRYERTYAGLPVIGGDLVTHTASNGKLKSVTKATNAKISVPSTTAKIKTLAGARKVVWAGSGKPVLALESVKTGVQKDGTPSRKRVITDATTGKVLQSYEEIETAGVGNSQYSGKVDLSTTASGSGFELTDGDRGGHKTYDLNQGESGTGDLVTDDDDTWGDGTGNDRQTAAVDAHYGAAETWDFYKDVLGRDGIAGDGKAAYSRVHYGDAYVNAFWDDSCFCMTYGDGADNKSALTGLDVAGHEMSHGLTSSTANLDYVGESGGLNEATSDIFGTSVEFYADNATDVGDYLIGEKIDINGDGTPLRYMDQPSKDGGSADYWDSSVGNEDVHYSSGVANHFFYLLAEGSGAKTINGVDYDSPTSDGSTVTGIGRDKAIQIWYKALSEYMTSSTDYAAARTATEKAATDLYGADSAELKSVDAAWTGVNVK